The Actinobacillus suis ATCC 33415 DNA segment TTGCGGTGCAGCTGAAACTGTGCCGTTAATTCGTGTTACTAATCTTGCTCGCACAATGCGAGAGCTACAAGAACAACATAATATTTGGATTGTCGGCACGGCAGGTGAAGCGACTTCCGGTATTTATCAGGCTAAATTAACCGGTGCTATCGCTTTAGTGATGGGAGCGGAAGGTGACGGTATGCGTCGTCTAACCCGTGAACATTGCGACCAGTTAATTAGTATCCCAATGGCTGGTTCGGTTTCTTCACTGAATGTTTCGGTGGCAACCGGCGTATGTTTATTTGAAATCGTACGCCAAAAACTGGCTGCGCAATAATAATTAGTCTCTTCAAATATGGAAGATGATAAAGCTTCATCTAAGTCACTGGGCATTGGCAAAGTTTGCTAAAAATTTAACCGCTTGTCTCTTCCATATTTTCTCTATTGATGACACGCTTCATACAGCGGTAATAATTGGCGAATGGTTTGGTAAATAAATTCCGTCATATCAATCTGATCGAGCTCGGCCTTTTCGATATTACGTCCGATACACCAAAAATCTTCCTCATTTTCAAGCGATAACGAATCTGTTTCTTTAAGCGTTTTAAAATCGGCATACTCGCTTTCCGCACCGTGCCATACTTCAAAATCTTGGTATTGAGAACGATCTAATTTTTCCAACCATTGATTATATTGCGCTAATAAAATCTGCGAACGATCCGCTCGGTAACAATGCCAATCCAAGCACACCTGTAAACGGCGACGATTTAAAATCACTGATAAAATTGCAGCTGAATTTCGGTTAAATTCGTATTTGTAATAAGCGAAAAAGTGCGCTCTAACCTGCCAACCGTTACACCATTTTTCAATATGCGGTTCGGCAAACGGCATACCAAGCTGACGTGCTACCTCTAAATGCAACGCTTTCCATTTTTGCCACTCCGCTTTGTAATTTGCTTTTATCAACGGAATATCTTCCGGACAATATTTTTTCATTTGCGCAAATTGAAAAAACGGAATTTCAAATAATTCACAACTTTTGGCATTCAGCATTTTGATTCCTCAAATAAAAAGCGGTCGAATTTGCAAATTTTTTCGCAAATTCAACCGCTTGTCATTAGCTAGGATTAGCTACGGGTGTAAACAAATTCCACACCTTCTTCATCTTCTTCCGACCAATCATCATCAAAGTCATCCCAATCTTCTTCGATAGGGTTTTGCATTGCTTCTTGATGATAATCATCCCATTTAAATTTCACTTCATCCGCTTCTTTATTTTCTTCTGCGATTTCACGAGGGTTCGCTTCGATAAAGTCCATAATATCACGGGTAAGATTTTGCACGTTTTGACCGGTTGCAGCAGATATTAAGTAATAATCGCCTTCCCAACCGATTTGTTCTGCGATTTCTTGCGCACGAGCTTGTGCTTCTTCTTCACCAATCGTATCAATCTTATTGAACACTAACCAAGTCGGTTTTTCCGATAATTTTTCGCTATATTGATAAAGCTCACTTTCAATCACCGAAATATTTTGTGCCGGATCGCTTTCATCAATCGGCATAATATCGACTAAGTGAATTAGTACGCGGCAACGTTCAAGGTGTTTTAAGAAACGAATACCTAAACCGGCACCGTCCGCCGCACCTTCAATTAAGCCCGGAATATCCGCCACTACGAAACTGCGATCCGCACCGACACGTGCTACACCTAAACTTGGCACAAGCGTTGTAAACGGATAATCCGCTACTTTCGGTTTTGCAGCCGATACGGCACGGATAAAGGTTGATTTACCGGCATTCGGTAAGCCAAGCATACCAACATCGGCAAGTAGCATTAACTCAAGTAATAAATCACGTTTTTCGCCCGGTGTACCGTTAGTTTTTTGACGAGGCGCACGGTTTACCGACGATTTAAAACGAGTATTACCTAAGCCGTGATAACCGCCTTTTGCCACCAACATTTTCATACCGTGTTTGGTTAAGTCACCGATGACTTCTTGGGTGTCATTGTCGATTGCACGAGTACCGACCGGCACACGTAAAGTAATATCGTTACCACGGTATCCGGTACAGCCGGCACTACGACCATTTTCACCACGACCTGCTGCGTAACGTTTTTCAAAACGGTAGTCGATAAGCGTATTTAAGTTTTCATCAGCGATTAAATAAACATCACCACCGTCACCGCCGTCACCGCCGTCCGGCCCGCCTTTTGGGATATATTTTTCACGGCGGAAACTCACACAACCGTTACCGCCATCGCCTGCTTCGACACGAATCAGGGCTTCATCAATAAATTTCATTGTTATTCCTTTTTTACTCCCCTCTTTAATTTTACTCTCTCCCCTTGTGGGAGAGAGACAGTCTACGGATTCGTTCAGAAACCGTAGGCAGAGAGAGGGGTATCATATTAAAAATCAACTTGTCTCCCCTCTCCCGAATTTCAATTCTAAACGAATTGAAATTATCCCTCTCCCACAAGGGGAGAGGGTCATCTAAAAGAGGGAAAATGTTTTACATTTTTTCAATCGTCTTAATACCTAAGAGATCTAAACCTTGTTTTAGCGTTTTCGCCGTTAATGCGGCTAAACGTAAACGGCTGTTTTTCACGTTTTCTTCCGCATTCAGCATCGGGCAAGCTTCGTAGAAACTTGAGAATGCGCCGGCTAATTCGTATAAGTATTGGCAAAGAATATGTGGCATACCGTCTTTTGCTACGCCGTTTAACGCTTCTTCAAACTGTAAAAGTTTAACCGCTAACGCACGTTCTTTGTCTTCAGTTAAGTTAATTTCGCCATTTAAGCCATTTACATCAATGCCGGCACGGTTGAAAATTGAACGAATACGAGTATAAGCGTACTGCATATACGGTGCGGTGTTGCCTTCAAAGGTCAGCATATTATCCCAGTCGAATACATAGTCTGTGGTACGGTTTTTCGAGAGATCCGAATATTTGACCGAGCCGATTGCCACCGCTTCCACTACCGCTGCTTTTTCTTCTGCGGTTAAATCCGTTGAACGCTCTGAAATTAATTTATCCGCACGTTCAACCGCTTCATCTAATAGATCTTTTAATTTAACCGTACCGCCTGAACGGGTTTTAAACGGCTTACCGTCTTTACCTAACATCATTCCGAAGAACGGATGTTCGAGGCTGAAATTTTCCGGCACATAACCCGCTTTACGGGTAATTAACCACGCTTGTTGCATATGTTGTGCTTGGCGAGAATCCGAGAACACTAACACACGATCAGCATTTAACGTTTCATAGCGATATTTCGCTGCAGCAATATCAGTCGTGGTATATAAGAAACCGCCGTCTTTTTTCTGTACGATAACGCCCATTAGGTCGCCGTCTTTGTTCTTAAATTCATCTAAGAACACTACTAACGCACCGTCGTCTTCTACCGCTAAACCTTTTGCTTTTAGATCCGCTACGATTTCTGGCAACATCGGGTTGTAAAGGCTTTCGCCCATAACATTTTTTTCTGAAAGCGTGACGTTTAAACGATCGTAGTTTTCTTGGTTGTGGTGCATGGTAATATCGACTAATTTTTTCCACATCGTACGGCAATATTCATCACCGCCTTGTAGTTTCACCACATAGTTACGCGCTTTTTCAGCAAACACTTCATCGCTATCATAATGCTCTTTTGCCGCACGATAGAACGCTTCCAAATCGCTTAATTCCATTTGACTGGCGTGTTCATTTTCCATTTTTTCTAAGTAGGCGATTAACATACCGAATTGCGTACCCCAGTCGCC contains these protein-coding regions:
- a CDS encoding HI_0552 family protein, producing MLNAKSCELFEIPFFQFAQMKKYCPEDIPLIKANYKAEWQKWKALHLEVARQLGMPFAEPHIEKWCNGWQVRAHFFAYYKYEFNRNSAAILSVILNRRRLQVCLDWHCYRADRSQILLAQYNQWLEKLDRSQYQDFEVWHGAESEYADFKTLKETDSLSLENEEDFWCIGRNIEKAELDQIDMTEFIYQTIRQLLPLYEACHQ
- the argS gene encoding arginine--tRNA ligase, which gives rise to MNIQQILSDKIKQAMIAAGAESNVEPLVRQSGKPEFGDYQANGAMGAAKKLGMNPREFAQKILDNADLNAIADKLEIAGPGFINIFLNQAWLANQASEALQAVNFGIKTANPQTIVIDYSSPNVAKEMHVGHLRSTIIGDAVVRTLEFLGNKVIRANHVGDWGTQFGMLIAYLEKMENEHASQMELSDLEAFYRAAKEHYDSDEVFAEKARNYVVKLQGGDEYCRTMWKKLVDITMHHNQENYDRLNVTLSEKNVMGESLYNPMLPEIVADLKAKGLAVEDDGALVVFLDEFKNKDGDLMGVIVQKKDGGFLYTTTDIAAAKYRYETLNADRVLVFSDSRQAQHMQQAWLITRKAGYVPENFSLEHPFFGMMLGKDGKPFKTRSGGTVKLKDLLDEAVERADKLISERSTDLTAEEKAAVVEAVAIGSVKYSDLSKNRTTDYVFDWDNMLTFEGNTAPYMQYAYTRIRSIFNRAGIDVNGLNGEINLTEDKERALAVKLLQFEEALNGVAKDGMPHILCQYLYELAGAFSSFYEACPMLNAEENVKNSRLRLAALTAKTLKQGLDLLGIKTIEKM
- the cgtA gene encoding Obg family GTPase CgtA; amino-acid sequence: MKFIDEALIRVEAGDGGNGCVSFRREKYIPKGGPDGGDGGDGGDVYLIADENLNTLIDYRFEKRYAAGRGENGRSAGCTGYRGNDITLRVPVGTRAIDNDTQEVIGDLTKHGMKMLVAKGGYHGLGNTRFKSSVNRAPRQKTNGTPGEKRDLLLELMLLADVGMLGLPNAGKSTFIRAVSAAKPKVADYPFTTLVPSLGVARVGADRSFVVADIPGLIEGAADGAGLGIRFLKHLERCRVLIHLVDIMPIDESDPAQNISVIESELYQYSEKLSEKPTWLVFNKIDTIGEEEAQARAQEIAEQIGWEGDYYLISAATGQNVQNLTRDIMDFIEANPREIAEENKEADEVKFKWDDYHQEAMQNPIEEDWDDFDDDWSEEDEEGVEFVYTRS